Sequence from the Sulfuracidifex tepidarius genome:
TGGCAACTGAGAGAAGAGTTAACTTATTCGTTTTACGTTTTGCATTAACAATAAGTAAAGATTAGGGTAAGTCGTTACTCTCAATCAGTAGGTAAACATCTCCATAAAGTGAATGAAGATATATGTGGAGAAAAAAGGGTGTACACCAGATTATGTTAATTAAATCAAAAATTGTTAGTATTAGTTAAGGAGAAAAGAAGTAAAAATAATCATGACGAAAAAGTTATCCGTTTATCTCCTGCAAGATCCTATGTTTAGGTATACCCTCCAGTATAGACTTACCATATCCAGTGGTGTCCTTGTATTCCTTGCTTGAGACGAACTTCTTAAACGTCTCAAGGGAGTCCCACTCACTGTATATTAAGTACTCTTGAGGATCGTCAACCCTTTTGTAAAGTTTAGCGTCTACGAAACCGTGAAAACCCTTGAGGAAGTTGACGACTCCTTGAAATGACTTCTCGAATTCCTCTTCATGACCTTTCTTTACTCTATAATAAAGACCTACATTTATCATAACATGAGTTATCTCCTTAAAGTTTATAAATTTTTCTATATTGATTGTAACATAGTATAAACATGATTTAGTAATTTATAATTTCTAACTTATTAAATTAAAGAGAACAGGGAATCATGTTCGTACCATCTTGTCGTTCTTGGATATATCTTCTCTTATGCTTAATTTTTCATTACGTGAATTCGGGAAATGATGTTATATGCGATCCTCGTGCCTCGCTGCAAAGAAGTCTCAAGAGAGACTTAACGGGGTTGAATTCTTATTTCATTAAATCCCTATCCAGCCGTGAACATATCCCCACACTTGATAGAACGGGTTGACCTCAATCATTAGAGCCACAACAATCCATATTAGGAATCCGTAGAGAAGGAATAGGGAAGTGACAGCTATATCACGTTCATCCTTCCTTGTCATCAAGTAGTTAACTACAGAGCCAACTGGACCCAGGAAGAACGTGAGACCTAACCATCTATATGGCTCCCTCTTAGAGAGGAGGAAGTAGAAGATTGCTACTACATAGCCAAGTCCTGCTAGAGCGCCTCCAACAATCCACAGTTTAGAAGGCAAGAATAGCACCCTTGAAATATTGCTTTATCTCTTCACATAGAGCTCTCCTAACTTTTCTGCATAATGAGGGACTTCTATCCTCTGAAAAACCCAGCTCAGCAAGAAGAGCGTAATCTATCCTGCAGTCTCTCCTTAGGTCAATTAAGTGTACAACGTCTCTCCTCACCATTAGATACAATGGGTCGAGTTTCAATGTCTCATTTCTGTAGTCGAATTCATAAGACACAGCAACCTTGAAGTTCACCTTCCCGTCCTCCACTAGCTTGTCCTTTCCAAGCCTCTCCAAGACGTAGTAATAGTAGCTCTTACTTATGTTAAGCTCCCTGTAATCGGGCTCAGCCAAAACCTTCATGAAAATCTCGTTCTCCATTATCTTCCTGAACTCTTCCCTGTTCAACATAACTAAACCGGCTTTCTCTTGTCTCTCCCTTCTCAACTGATAACATAGCTCCTGCATTGCAACAACATATAACTATTTCTCATTATAGATTTTTATTACTTTCTTCTCTATAAATTTTGGTTTCTATTAAAAATAATATTGATCTCCTAGTTTAATTTTATCTAGTTAATTAAGGTAACTCACCTCAAGAAATGAATTAAATAATCTTTGTATACTTAATTAAAAATTTTTTAGAAAGTCATAGGACTAATACATGATAAATTACCTTCAAGTTCAACGTGTTATCCTTTTAAAAGTTTATAATGACGAATTTATTTTTACTAAATTTAGAGATGGTGAAAGAAAATGGGTTTATTCGTGTTCGATAGAGTGCTAGCTGCATTCACAATGGGAACCCATATGCTGTTCACTTACTGGGCTATCTCATTGCCTATATTCATCGTTACTGCTGAATATTTAGCCTATAAGAGGAACGATCCGTACTACATGGCTCTAGCCAAGAGGTTTTCAGTAGTTATGGCTGTGTTGTTCGCTGTTGGTTCAGCAGCAGGCGCAGCAATCGCAGTGGAGTTCATAACAGTTTGGTATAGATGGATGTATATTGTGAACGAAGTCGACATTCTACCCTTCGAGATAGAGGTAATGGCTTTCTTCTCCGAGGTGATATTTCTATCGCTTTACTTGTACGGATGGGACAGACTAAGCAGGACTGCCCACATGGTACTTGGGCTCATGGTGGGAGT
This genomic interval carries:
- a CDS encoding antibiotic biosynthesis monooxygenase family protein, with protein sequence MINVGLYYRVKKGHEEEFEKSFQGVVNFLKGFHGFVDAKLYKRVDDPQEYLIYSEWDSLETFKKFVSSKEYKDTTGYGKSILEGIPKHRILQEING